The Deinobacterium chartae genome includes a window with the following:
- a CDS encoding M3 family oligoendopeptidase: protein MNDRVPATRILTWADLEGRYAELEAQALSAASVSGWLHAWSELEKEVAESATALSLAADLDTADEAAQQALERFIAEVSPKVAVASQRLKDKLLALEGHSPAEEERMMLRRFRTDAALFREENVPLEAEHQRLMNEYGRITGGQVVRLGDEELTVPQVEQRLLDPSREVREAAWRALFASKLEVAPQLDELILKLLPLRRKLAENAGLGSYRDYIWQVYHRYDYTPQDCAAFHAAVEAEFVPLASEMLEAHRAGLGVESLRPWDFSWRAPLDPQNRPPLKPFETVEELEEVSQRVFARLDPELGRQFGEFRQGYLDLGSRPGKMSHAYCAAFPKRAMPYVLMNVVGSEGDVRVLLHETGHAFHGYASMRSQPLVWNQWSATEFVEVPSQAMELLALPYLGREQGGFYSEEELRRVRQTQIAQVVHILPWIMLMDAFQHWLYAEAPENVTIAELDAKWAELARRFMPQTDWSGLERELGKGWQYYHIFRAPFYYIEYGLSWLGALQVWKNSLTDREEALRRYRAALELGDSRSVPELFEAAGARFAFDRATVGALADLLREQLQA, encoded by the coding sequence ATGAACGACCGCGTTCCCGCAACCCGCATTCTCACCTGGGCTGACCTCGAGGGGCGTTACGCCGAACTCGAGGCTCAGGCCCTGAGTGCCGCCAGCGTTTCCGGCTGGCTGCACGCCTGGAGCGAGCTCGAGAAAGAAGTTGCCGAAAGTGCTACGGCCCTCTCGCTCGCCGCCGACCTTGACACCGCCGATGAGGCCGCGCAGCAGGCGCTGGAGCGTTTCATCGCCGAGGTGAGCCCCAAGGTGGCGGTTGCCTCGCAGCGCCTCAAGGACAAGCTGCTGGCCCTCGAGGGCCACTCGCCCGCCGAGGAGGAGCGCATGATGCTGCGGCGCTTCCGCACCGACGCGGCCCTTTTCCGCGAGGAGAACGTGCCGCTCGAGGCCGAGCACCAGCGCCTGATGAACGAGTACGGGCGCATCACCGGCGGGCAGGTCGTGCGGCTGGGCGACGAGGAACTGACCGTGCCGCAGGTCGAGCAGCGCCTGCTCGACCCCTCGAGGGAGGTGCGCGAGGCGGCGTGGAGAGCGCTGTTCGCCTCGAAACTCGAGGTGGCTCCGCAGCTCGACGAGCTGATCCTCAAGCTGCTGCCGCTGCGCCGCAAACTGGCCGAGAACGCCGGACTGGGAAGCTACCGCGACTACATCTGGCAGGTCTACCACCGTTACGACTACACCCCCCAGGACTGCGCGGCCTTCCACGCCGCCGTGGAGGCCGAGTTCGTGCCGCTGGCCAGCGAGATGCTCGAAGCGCACCGCGCCGGGCTGGGCGTCGAGAGCCTGCGGCCCTGGGATTTCTCGTGGCGTGCCCCGCTCGACCCGCAGAACCGCCCGCCGCTGAAGCCCTTTGAGACCGTCGAGGAACTCGAGGAGGTCTCGCAGCGGGTATTCGCGCGCCTGGATCCCGAGCTGGGTCGCCAGTTCGGCGAGTTCCGCCAGGGCTACTTGGACCTGGGGTCACGCCCGGGCAAGATGTCGCACGCCTACTGCGCCGCGTTTCCCAAGCGGGCCATGCCGTACGTGCTGATGAACGTGGTGGGCAGCGAAGGCGACGTGCGGGTGCTGCTGCACGAGACCGGTCACGCCTTCCACGGTTACGCCTCGATGCGCTCGCAGCCCCTGGTCTGGAACCAGTGGTCGGCCACCGAGTTCGTGGAGGTGCCTTCTCAGGCGATGGAACTGCTGGCCCTGCCTTACCTGGGCCGCGAGCAGGGCGGGTTTTACAGCGAGGAGGAACTGCGGCGCGTGCGCCAGACCCAGATCGCGCAGGTCGTGCACATCCTGCCGTGGATCATGCTGATGGACGCCTTCCAGCACTGGCTGTACGCCGAAGCTCCCGAGAACGTGACCATCGCCGAGCTGGACGCCAAGTGGGCCGAACTCGCCAGGCGCTTTATGCCGCAGACCGACTGGAGCGGACTGGAGCGCGAGCTGGGCAAGGGCTGGCAGTACTACCACATCTTCCGCGCGCCCTTTTACTACATCGAGTACGGCCTGTCGTGGCTCGGGGCCCTGCAGGTGTGGAAGAACTCGCTCACCGACCGTGAGGAGGCGCTGCGCCGCTACCGCGCCGCGCTGGAGCTCGGCGACTCGAGGAGCGTGCCCGAACTGTTCGAGGCGGCCGGTGCGCGCTTCGCCTTCGACCGCGCGACCGTGGGCGCGCTGGCGGACCTACTGCGCGAACAGTTGCAGGCCTGA
- a CDS encoding MFS transporter produces the protein MTSPLPPQTPSPPGPFGPRYRALSLGVLLMVLLIAFESLAVATVLPVVARDLGGRELYGWAFSGFLLTNVVGTVTAGRVADQRGSVLPLLVGLALFALGLLVAGFAGSMAVLIVGRVLQGLGGGALMALAYVMIGRAYPETMRARMLALLSSAWVLPALVGPAVAGVLTDALGWRSVFLLLLPLVAVAATLTLPALRRLPAAGGRVDGGPIRDAILLATGSALLLSALTLVSRNPWGALALALPGVALMAWTARRVFPAGTLRARSGLGAGIAVRGLLAWGFFGAEAFLPLGLGELRGLTPTQAGLTLTLGALLWSLGSWTQARLDGRDRGYGRRRRVQLGMGLVLCAIILAALTVVWTALPVWAGALAWAIGGFGMGLAFPTNTLIVMDSAPPEQVGSVSGALQTADVLCSALSAGLGGALLALAAAQGWSEANGLALAFGGALLGGLLGPLAASRLPARPLSGNRAEPESVTAAH, from the coding sequence GTGACGTCTCCCCTGCCCCCACAGACCCCATCTCCACCCGGTCCTTTCGGTCCCCGCTACCGCGCACTCAGCCTGGGCGTGCTGCTGATGGTACTCCTGATCGCTTTCGAATCGTTGGCGGTGGCGACCGTCCTGCCCGTGGTGGCCCGCGATCTGGGGGGGCGTGAGCTGTACGGCTGGGCCTTCAGCGGCTTTTTGCTCACCAACGTGGTGGGCACGGTGACCGCCGGACGCGTCGCGGACCAGCGGGGCTCGGTGCTGCCGCTGCTGGTCGGCCTGGCACTGTTCGCGCTGGGGTTGCTGGTGGCCGGGTTCGCAGGCAGCATGGCCGTGCTGATCGTGGGCCGGGTACTGCAGGGGCTCGGTGGCGGGGCACTGATGGCCCTGGCCTACGTGATGATCGGGCGCGCGTATCCGGAAACGATGCGGGCGCGCATGCTGGCCCTGCTGTCGAGCGCCTGGGTGCTTCCGGCCCTGGTCGGGCCTGCGGTGGCGGGGGTGCTGACCGACGCCCTCGGGTGGCGCTCGGTCTTTTTGCTGCTGCTGCCGCTGGTCGCGGTGGCCGCCACCTTAACCCTGCCCGCCCTGCGCAGGCTGCCCGCAGCGGGCGGGCGGGTCGACGGCGGCCCGATCCGCGACGCGATCTTGCTGGCGACCGGGTCGGCCCTGCTGCTCAGCGCCCTCACCCTGGTCTCCCGCAACCCCTGGGGCGCGCTGGCGCTGGCCCTTCCCGGAGTGGCGCTGATGGCCTGGACCGCGCGGCGGGTGTTTCCGGCCGGGACCTTGCGGGCACGCTCGGGCCTGGGGGCAGGCATCGCGGTGCGCGGCCTGCTCGCCTGGGGATTTTTTGGTGCCGAGGCCTTTTTGCCGCTGGGGCTCGGCGAGCTGCGCGGCCTCACACCGACCCAGGCCGGGCTCACCCTGACGCTGGGGGCGCTGCTGTGGTCGCTGGGCTCGTGGACCCAGGCGCGGCTGGACGGGCGCGACCGGGGGTACGGCCGACGCCGCCGGGTTCAGCTGGGCATGGGGCTGGTGCTGTGCGCCATCATCCTGGCGGCCCTGACGGTGGTGTGGACTGCGCTGCCCGTGTGGGCCGGCGCGCTGGCCTGGGCCATCGGCGGCTTCGGCATGGGGCTGGCGTTCCCGACCAACACCCTGATCGTCATGGACAGCGCGCCCCCCGAACAGGTGGGTAGCGTATCCGGCGCACTGCAGACCGCCGACGTGCTGTGCTCGGCGCTGAGTGCCGGTCTGGGCGGCGCGCTGCTGGCACTGGCCGCCGCGCAGGGCTGGAGCGAGGCAAACGGGCTGGCACTCGCCTTCGGCGGCGCGCTGCTGGGCGGCCTGCTCGGCCCGCTGGCCGCCTCGAGGCTGCCCGCCCGCCCCCTGTCCGGCAACCGGGCCGAACCCGAAAGTGTAACGGCGGCGCATTGA
- a CDS encoding MFS transporter yields the protein MNPALTRRNLALLYGSTFVTNIGHGAHTLAVSLLLYELTGSALMFGAVLSSEFIIALALQLFAGPLVDRGDPRRVMLFADFSRGAVIMACFAWLMLWPSAVPLLVSVVYLNLLKPFYRAANFALVPALVDDAALTRVNSLTGSFSQAGQLLGVALAGLVATLWGAEGAFLLDGLSFLLAAACLLGVRGARAERKVSNTASAWQALLEDWGEVAGLLRRQPGVAFHLLLASGDFLAVALINLTLVPLNQAHGGTPLHLSLLDGAFAVGSLIGALLAPGLLQRLSVTHAGLLGLAAQAAAFALLAAYAGPLPGSVVMFALGLANALSLTVFMSHLQRRSRGPIKGRIGSLRQMTLSLLGALVLPGVGWVLGRWGVESALLAAAGLMALYLVLLAVLSTRALFGPGLLTEPVRSQAPLPRGAAQA from the coding sequence GTGAACCCCGCCCTCACCCGCCGCAATCTGGCGCTGCTGTACGGCTCGACCTTTGTGACCAACATCGGTCACGGGGCGCACACCCTGGCGGTCTCGCTGCTGCTGTACGAACTGACCGGCTCGGCATTGATGTTCGGCGCGGTGCTGAGCAGCGAGTTCATCATCGCGCTGGCCCTGCAGCTGTTCGCCGGGCCGCTGGTGGACCGTGGCGACCCGCGCCGGGTGATGCTGTTTGCGGATTTCAGCCGTGGCGCGGTGATCATGGCCTGCTTCGCGTGGCTCATGCTGTGGCCCAGCGCGGTGCCGCTGCTGGTGTCGGTGGTGTACCTGAACCTGCTCAAACCGTTTTACCGCGCGGCCAACTTTGCACTGGTCCCCGCGCTGGTGGACGACGCAGCCCTGACCCGCGTAAACAGCCTGACCGGTTCGTTCAGCCAGGCGGGTCAGCTGCTGGGCGTGGCCCTGGCCGGACTGGTCGCCACGCTGTGGGGTGCCGAGGGTGCCTTTCTGCTCGACGGCCTGTCGTTTCTGCTGGCCGCCGCCTGCTTGCTGGGCGTCCGGGGCGCCCGCGCCGAGCGCAAGGTTTCCAACACCGCCTCGGCGTGGCAGGCCCTCCTCGAGGACTGGGGCGAGGTCGCGGGCCTGCTGCGCCGCCAGCCCGGCGTGGCCTTTCACCTGCTGCTGGCCAGCGGTGACTTTCTGGCGGTCGCGCTGATCAACCTGACGCTGGTGCCGCTCAACCAGGCGCACGGCGGCACGCCGCTGCACCTGTCGCTGCTCGACGGGGCTTTCGCGGTCGGGTCGCTGATCGGCGCGCTGCTCGCCCCGGGGCTGCTGCAGCGGCTGAGCGTCACGCACGCGGGCCTGCTGGGGCTGGCCGCGCAGGCGGCGGCCTTCGCGCTGCTGGCCGCCTACGCGGGGCCGCTGCCGGGATCGGTGGTGATGTTCGCGCTGGGCCTTGCCAACGCGCTGTCGCTGACCGTGTTCATGTCGCACCTGCAGCGCCGCAGCCGGGGCCCGATCAAGGGCCGCATCGGCTCGCTGCGCCAGATGACGCTGTCGCTGCTCGGCGCCCTGGTGCTGCCGGGCGTGGGGTGGGTGCTGGGCCGCTGGGGGGTAGAGAGCGCGCTGCTGGCCGCTGCCGGACTGATGGCGCTGTACCTGGTCCTGCTGGCCGTACTGAGCACCCGGGCGCTGTTCGGCCCCGGCCTGCTCACCGAACCGGTCCGCAGCCAAGCACCCCTGCCTCGAGGTGCCGCCCAAGCCTGA
- a CDS encoding ROK family protein: MSQPSHLRQQNRGLVLGLLLEHESISRAALAELSGISKVTVSHIVQDLMHEGWVRPAGRRGGGAGRPAELLELSDQAGTLVGIDLRAGSLELAWSDLRAHQATLTLRPLEGAPIEGVLAALEEVCERAPFGPVRWATVALPAPVGRDGLPQSPNRLPQFDAWRLREACGQRHVPLTFENDANLAALAERLRGQSVHTDYFALLLERESGVGMGIFLNGEPYRGRSGRAGEVGLMQWPLEVPGRSTVLEAMARSPRQEALAYLMSSLSIALDLDQVVVHAETEGLRERLETVLPPSIAVVDSALGQSGPVWGALLTSARRHAAQLLETPQAVSL; encoded by the coding sequence GTGAGTCAACCGAGTCACCTGAGACAGCAAAACCGCGGTTTGGTCCTGGGCCTGCTGCTCGAGCACGAAAGTATCAGCCGCGCAGCCCTGGCCGAGCTCAGCGGCATCTCCAAGGTCACGGTCAGCCACATCGTGCAGGACCTGATGCACGAGGGCTGGGTCCGCCCGGCGGGACGGCGCGGCGGAGGTGCCGGACGTCCGGCCGAACTGCTCGAACTGTCCGATCAGGCCGGAACCCTGGTTGGCATCGACCTGCGCGCGGGCAGCCTGGAGCTCGCCTGGTCGGACCTGCGCGCCCATCAGGCCACCCTCACCCTGCGCCCGCTGGAGGGCGCTCCGATCGAAGGGGTGCTGGCTGCCCTCGAGGAGGTCTGCGAACGCGCCCCTTTCGGCCCGGTGCGCTGGGCGACGGTGGCGCTGCCCGCCCCGGTGGGCCGCGACGGGCTTCCCCAGTCTCCCAACCGCCTGCCGCAGTTCGACGCGTGGCGCCTGCGCGAGGCGTGCGGGCAGCGCCATGTTCCGCTGACTTTCGAGAACGACGCGAACCTGGCGGCCCTGGCCGAACGCCTGCGCGGCCAGTCGGTTCATACCGACTACTTCGCGCTGCTGCTCGAGCGGGAAAGCGGCGTGGGCATGGGGATCTTCTTGAACGGTGAGCCGTACCGGGGCCGCTCGGGCCGCGCGGGTGAGGTGGGCCTGATGCAGTGGCCCCTCGAGGTTCCCGGACGTTCCACGGTCCTCGAGGCCATGGCGCGCAGCCCTCGCCAGGAGGCGCTGGCCTACCTGATGTCGAGCCTGTCCATCGCGCTTGACCTCGATCAGGTGGTGGTGCACGCCGAGACCGAGGGGCTGCGCGAGCGCCTCGAGACCGTGCTGCCGCCGTCGATCGCGGTGGTGGACTCGGCGCTGGGGCAATCCGGGCCGGTGTGGGGCGCGCTGCTGACCTCGGCACGGCGGCACGCGGCGCAACTGCTCGAAACCCCGCAGGCCGTTTCGCTCTAA
- a CDS encoding P1 family peptidase — MNTTLTALEGFRVGHWTDAEARTGCTVLLAPPQGWVASGAFLGPAPGTRETALLAPEKTVGRAHALLLTGGSAFGLAAADGVMRYLEEQGVGFETGFARVPIVPAAVIYDLGVGDARVRPTAESGYLAAQAASSAPVELGRVGAGTGATVGKYLGLEHAAVGGLGSALVEQGGVRVGALAVVNAVGDVYAPSGELLAGPGRFPGARGWGLQAGTNTTLIAVGLEAAVSKAEARALADAAQAALARVVRPSHTPFDGDAAFVLSSEVAGRADPLLLTALVQEAVARAVVSAVR; from the coding sequence ATGAACACCACCCTGACCGCCCTCGAGGGTTTCCGTGTCGGACACTGGACCGACGCGGAGGCCCGCACCGGCTGCACCGTGCTGCTGGCCCCGCCCCAGGGTTGGGTGGCTTCGGGCGCGTTCCTGGGGCCCGCCCCGGGCACGCGCGAAACCGCCCTGCTCGCCCCGGAAAAAACCGTGGGACGCGCACACGCGCTGCTGCTCACCGGCGGATCAGCCTTCGGGCTGGCCGCTGCCGACGGCGTGATGCGCTACCTCGAGGAGCAGGGGGTGGGCTTCGAGACCGGCTTCGCGCGCGTGCCGATCGTGCCCGCCGCGGTCATCTACGACCTGGGGGTGGGCGACGCGCGCGTGCGGCCCACCGCCGAATCCGGCTACCTTGCCGCGCAGGCGGCCTCGAGCGCCCCGGTCGAGCTGGGCCGGGTGGGGGCCGGGACCGGGGCGACGGTCGGCAAGTACCTGGGCCTCGAGCACGCGGCGGTGGGGGGACTGGGCAGCGCGCTGGTCGAACAGGGTGGGGTGCGGGTCGGGGCGCTGGCGGTGGTGAATGCGGTCGGGGACGTGTATGCCCCCTCGGGCGAACTGCTGGCCGGGCCGGGCCGCTTTCCTGGCGCACGTGGCTGGGGCCTGCAGGCCGGTACCAACACCACGCTGATCGCGGTCGGCCTCGAGGCGGCGGTCAGCAAGGCGGAGGCGCGCGCCCTGGCCGACGCGGCCCAGGCCGCGCTGGCCCGCGTGGTTCGGCCGTCGCACACGCCGTTTGACGGGGACGCGGCCTTCGTGCTTTCCAGCGAGGTCGCAGGCCGCGCCGACCCGCTGCTGCTGACGGCGCTGGTGCAAGAGGCGGTGGCGCGCGCTGTGGTGTCTGCGGTCCGGTAG
- a CDS encoding aminopeptidase — translation MMPPEMTLTFEQKLANYAELAVRVGVGLQPGQRLIVNAPVATAELARLIVEKAYQAGARLVDVIWDDDATTLARFRYAPRDSFEELATWRLDAMMAAAERGDAVLSIRATDPDLLAGQDPELVATLQRVTAAYRKPYSVKVMSNAFNWNLISAPLPAWAQRIFPQESAERAVELLWEAIFQATRADQPDPVRAWQQHLEALEAARTRLNDRQFDGLRFKGPGTDLFVGLPERHVWAGGSSQGKNGTTFVANIPTEEVFTAPHRDRTEGTVSATKPLAYAGNLIEGIRLRFEGGRVVEANATRGQDILRKLVETDEGSQRLGEVALVPNSSPISQLGLLFFNTLYDENAASHIAIGSAYRFNLEGGEALSEEEFGARGGNTSLTHVDWMIGSGELDVIGVHKDGREEPVMLGGEWALQ, via the coding sequence ATGATGCCCCCTGAAATGACCCTGACCTTCGAACAGAAACTCGCCAATTACGCTGAACTGGCCGTACGGGTCGGCGTGGGCCTCCAGCCCGGTCAGCGCCTGATCGTCAACGCCCCGGTCGCCACCGCCGAGCTCGCCCGCCTGATCGTCGAGAAAGCCTACCAGGCCGGAGCCCGGCTGGTAGACGTGATCTGGGACGACGACGCCACCACCCTGGCCCGCTTCCGCTACGCGCCCAGGGACTCTTTCGAGGAACTGGCCACCTGGCGCTTGGATGCCATGATGGCCGCTGCCGAGCGCGGTGACGCGGTTCTGTCGATCCGCGCGACCGATCCTGACCTGCTGGCCGGGCAGGACCCCGAGCTCGTCGCCACGCTGCAGCGCGTGACCGCCGCATACCGCAAGCCCTACTCGGTCAAGGTCATGAGCAACGCCTTCAACTGGAACCTGATCAGCGCTCCGCTGCCCGCCTGGGCGCAGCGCATCTTTCCGCAGGAGAGCGCGGAGCGCGCAGTGGAACTGCTGTGGGAGGCGATCTTTCAGGCCACCCGCGCCGACCAGCCCGATCCGGTGCGCGCCTGGCAACAGCACCTCGAGGCCCTCGAGGCGGCCCGCACCCGTCTGAACGACCGCCAGTTCGACGGGCTGCGCTTTAAGGGTCCCGGCACCGACCTGTTCGTGGGCCTGCCCGAACGCCACGTGTGGGCGGGCGGCAGCAGCCAGGGCAAGAACGGCACGACCTTCGTGGCCAACATCCCCACCGAGGAGGTCTTCACCGCCCCGCACCGCGATCGCACCGAGGGCACGGTGAGTGCTACCAAGCCGCTGGCCTACGCCGGCAACCTGATCGAGGGCATCCGGCTGCGCTTCGAGGGCGGCCGGGTGGTCGAGGCCAATGCCACGCGCGGCCAGGACATCCTGCGCAAGCTGGTCGAGACCGACGAGGGCTCGCAGCGCCTGGGCGAGGTCGCGCTGGTCCCGAACTCCTCGCCGATCTCGCAGCTGGGCCTGCTGTTCTTCAACACCCTCTACGACGAGAACGCCGCCAGTCACATCGCCATCGGCTCGGCCTACCGCTTCAACCTCGAGGGCGGTGAGGCCCTGTCCGAGGAGGAGTTCGGCGCGCGCGGCGGCAACACCAGCCTGACGCACGTGGACTGGATGATCGGCTCGGGCGAGCTCGACGTGATCGGCGTGCACAAGGATGGCCGCGAGGAGCCGGTGATGCTCGGCGGCGAGTGGGCCCTGCAGTAA